One segment of Panicum virgatum strain AP13 chromosome 3K, P.virgatum_v5, whole genome shotgun sequence DNA contains the following:
- the LOC120697940 gene encoding threonine synthase, chloroplastic-like, which yields MAATAHASSMSFLLSHPQPRSAAPGIHLPLRPAARRVRCATDAAVPTAQPAAAAAAASTKHRRAADENIREEAARHPAPKQGLSAWYEPFPPAPNGDPNERYSLDEIVYRSSSGGLLDVRHDMEALARFSGAYWRDLFDSRVGRTTWPYGSGVWSKKEFVLPEIDPDHIVSLFEGNSNLFWAERLGRDHLGGMNDLWVKHCGISHTGSFKDLGMTVLVSQVNRLRRAPLSRPIAGVGCASTGDTSAALSAYCAAAGIPAIVFLPANRISLEQLIQPIANGATVLSLDTDFDGCMRLIREVTAELPIYLANSLNSLRLEGQKTAAIEILQQFDWEVPDWVIVPGGNLGNIYAFYKGFEMCRVLGLVDRVPRLVCAQAANANPLYSYYKSGWTEFQPQVAKPTFASAIQIGDPVSVDRAVVALKATNGIVEEATEEELMNAMSLADRTGMFACPHTGVALAALFKLRDQRVIGANERVVVVSTAHGLKFSQSKIDYHDSKIEDMACKYANPPVSVKADFGAVMDVLKRRLKGKL from the coding sequence ATGGCGGCGACTGCCCACGCCTCCTCCATGTCTTTCCTGCTCTCCCACCCCCAGCCACGCTCCGCCGCCCCAGGCATCCATCTCCCGCtccgcccggccgcccggcgcGTCCGTTGCGCCACCGATGCCGCCGTCCCCACGgcccagcccgccgccgccgccgccgccgccagcaccaAGCACCGGCGCGCGGCGGATGAGAACATccgcgaggaggcggcgcggcaccCCGCCCCGAAGCAGGGCCTCTCCGCGTGGTACGAGCCCTTCCCGCCCGCCCCCAACGGCGACCCCAACGAGCGCTACTCCCTGGATGAGATCGTCTACCGCTCCAGCTCGGGGGGCCTCCTCGACGTGCGCCACGACATGGAGGCGCTGGCCCGCTTCTCGGGCGCCTACTGGCGGGACCTCTTCGACTCCCGCGTCGGCCGCACCACCTGGCCCTACGGCTCCGGCGTCTGGTCCAAGAAGGAGTTCGTCCTCCCCGAGATCGACCCCGACCACATCGTCTCCCTCTTCGAGGGCAACTCCAACCTCTTCTGGGCCGAGCGCCTTGGCCGCGATCACCTCGGCGGGATGAACGACCTCTGGGTCAAGCATTGCGGCATCTCCCACACGGGGTCCTTCAAGGACCTCGGCATGACCGTGCTCGTCAGCCAGGtcaaccgcctccgccgcgcgccgctctcGCGCCCCATCGCCGGCGTCGGCTGCGCGTCCACGGGGGACACCTCCGCCGCGCTCTCCGCCTACTGCGCGGCCGCGGGGATACCGGCCATCGTCTTCCTCCCGGCCAATCGCATCTCGCTGGAGCAGCTCATCCAGCCGATTGCCAACGGCGCCACTGTGCTCTCGCTGGACACCGACTTCGACGGCTGCATGCGGCTCATCAGGGAGGTGACTGCCGAGCTGCCTATTTACCTTGCCAATTCGCTCAATTCTCTTCGGCTTGAGGGGCAGAAGACGGCAGCTATTGAGATACTGCAGCAGTTCGATTGGGAGGTGCCGGATTGGGTCATTGTTCCAGGAGGCAATCTTGGGAACATCTATGCCTTTTACAAGGGATTCGAGATGTGCCGTGTTCTTGGGCTTGTTGATCGTGTGCCACGGCTTGTCTGCGCACAGGCTGCCAATGCCAACCCACTGTACAGTTATTACAAGTCGGGTTGGACTGAGTTCCAGCCACAGGTGGCCAAGCCTACATTTGCATCAGCTATCCAGATTGGTGACCCGGTGTCTGTCGACCGAGCTGTGGTTGCACTCAAGGCTACAAATGGCATTGTTGAGGAGGCCACAGAGGAAGAGCTCATGAACGCAATGTCACTTGCTGATCGCACTGGAATGTTTGCCTGCCCGCATACTGGTGTTGCGCTCGCTGCCCTGTTCAAGCTCAGGGACCAGCGTGTCATCGGGGCGAATGAGCGTGTTGTGGTTGTCAGCACAGCCCATGGTCTGAAGTTCTCTCAGTCCAAGATCGACTACCATGATAGCAAGATCGAGGACATGGCTTGCAAGTATGCCAACCCACCGGTGAGCGTGAAGGCTGACTTTGGTGCCGTCATGGATGTCCTCAAGAGGAGACTCAAGGGTAAGCTCTGA
- the LOC120697941 gene encoding peptidyl-tRNA hydrolase, mitochondrial-like isoform X1, translating to MTPVLRRSCGYPNKAAWWRFVFYLLAVVMGIDLGCSPGGFGFRASDFITGGGLAAGLLLRRRSVGASFVSDEPAVVRLQFAPLLPLLARLLISVQRFTSILVGPRWWLLQLNQGLESAIGGSGGAGVGGGDRPGHERKKMYRSPRDFLVGFEMIDAIAEAEGISVSNKQFKAIVGKGLIGDVPVMLAKPQPFMNASGEPVGQLVSYFKIPLNQLVVIYDDLDLPFAELRLLPKGGHGGHNGMRSIIDHLKQSRNFPRLRIGIGRPPEEMGAISFVLQSFSKQEKKELEVTFQRGLQAVRIMVREGFNKSATFVNTPQPLETLNR from the exons ATGACGCCTGTTCTCCGACGCAGCTGTGGTTACCCCAATAAGGCTGCGTGGTGGAGGTTTGTGTTCTATCTTCTAGCAGTTGTGATGGGGATAGATCTTGGGTGCTCCCCCGGGGGCTTTGGTTTCCGCGCTAGTGATTTCATCACTGGCGGCGGGTTGGCTGCTGGGCTACTGCTTCGTCGTCGAAGTGTTGGTGCCAGCTTCGTCTCCGACGAGCCTGCCGTGGTGCGCCTGCAGTTTgcgcctcttcttcctctgttggCCAGACTGCTGATTTCCGTTCAACGCTTTACATCCATCTTGGTTGGTCCGAGGTGGTGGCTCTTGCAGCTTAACCAAGGTTTGGAGTCTGCTATTGGAGGATCTGGAGGTGCGGGTGTCGGTGGCGGAGATCGACCGGGCCATGAAAGGAAGAAGATGTATAGGAGTCCTAGGGACttcctt GTTGGGTTTGAGATGATTGATGCTATCGCAGAAGCTGAAGGAATTTCAGTCAGCAATAAGCAATTTAAGGCGATTGTCGGGAAAG GCCTCATTGGTGATGTCCCTGTAATGCTTGCCAAACCACAGCCTTTTATGAATGCAAGTGGTGAGCCT GTTGGACAGCTAGTTTCATATTTCAAGATACCACTCAATCAATTAGTTGTG ATatatgatgatcttgatctACCCTTTGCGGAATTGCGTCTGCTGCCAAAAGGGGGACATGGTGGGCATAATGG GATGAGGAGTATTATCGACCATTTGAAACAGAGCCGCAATTTTCCACGCCTAAGGATTG GCATTGGACGGCCACCTGAGGAGATGGGTGCTATCAGTTTTGTTCTGCAGTCATTCAGCAagcaagaaaagaaagag CTTGAGGTGACGTTCCAAAGAGGCCTGCAGGCAGTAAGGATCATGGTCCGGGAAGGATTcaacaagagcgcaacatttgTGAACACTCCACAGCCATTAGAAACGTTGAATAGATGA
- the LOC120697941 gene encoding peptidyl-tRNA hydrolase, mitochondrial-like isoform X3, with product MRILSGVLASSSALLSGVVGSASAACARLGFSRVSFCRADPATSSMPALACKAAASSSSAAADDGVGAQKPWLFVGLGNPGRMYNGTRHNVGFEMIDAIAEAEGISVSNKQFKAIVGKGLIGDVPVMLAKPQPFMNASGEPVGQLVSYFKIPLNQLVVIYDDLDLPFAELRLLPKGGHGGHNGMRSIIDHLKQSRNFPRLRIGIGRPPEEMGAISFVLQSFSKQEKKELEVTFQRGLQAVRIMVREGFNKSATFVNTPQPLETLNR from the exons ATGCGGATTCTCTCCGGCGTCCTCGCTTCCTCGTCCGCGCTTCTCTCCGGCGTCGTGGGCTCCGCGTCCGCTGCGTGCGCCCGCCTCGGGTTCTCGCGCGTATCCTTCTGTCGGGCGGACCCCGCAACCTCAAGCATGCCGGCTCTCGCTTGTAAAGCCGCCGCCTCTTCCTCGTCTGCCGCTGCCGACGACGGCGTCGGCGCCCAGAAACCGTGGCTGTTCGTCGGTCTGGGGAACCCCGGAAGGATGTACAATGGGACTCGGCACAAC GTTGGGTTTGAGATGATTGATGCTATCGCAGAAGCTGAAGGAATTTCAGTCAGCAATAAGCAATTTAAGGCGATTGTCGGGAAAG GCCTCATTGGTGATGTCCCTGTAATGCTTGCCAAACCACAGCCTTTTATGAATGCAAGTGGTGAGCCT GTTGGACAGCTAGTTTCATATTTCAAGATACCACTCAATCAATTAGTTGTG ATatatgatgatcttgatctACCCTTTGCGGAATTGCGTCTGCTGCCAAAAGGGGGACATGGTGGGCATAATGG GATGAGGAGTATTATCGACCATTTGAAACAGAGCCGCAATTTTCCACGCCTAAGGATTG GCATTGGACGGCCACCTGAGGAGATGGGTGCTATCAGTTTTGTTCTGCAGTCATTCAGCAagcaagaaaagaaagag CTTGAGGTGACGTTCCAAAGAGGCCTGCAGGCAGTAAGGATCATGGTCCGGGAAGGATTcaacaagagcgcaacatttgTGAACACTCCACAGCCATTAGAAACGTTGAATAGATGA
- the LOC120697941 gene encoding peptidyl-tRNA hydrolase, mitochondrial-like isoform X2, with translation MTPVLRRSCGYPNKAAWWRFVFYLLAVVMGIDLGCSPGGFGFRASDFITGGGLAAGLLLRRRSVGASFVSDEPAVVRLQFAPLLPLLARLLISVQRFTSILVGPRWWLLQLNQGLESAIGGSGGAGVGGGDRPGHERKKMYRSPRDFLVGFEMIDAIAEAEGISVSNKQFKAIVGKGLIGDVPVMLAKPQPFMNASGEPVGQLVSYFKIPLNQLVVIYDDLDLPFAELRLLPKGGHGGHNGMRSIIDHLKQSRNFPRLRIGIGRPPEEMGAISFVLQSFSKQEKKETLVSP, from the exons ATGACGCCTGTTCTCCGACGCAGCTGTGGTTACCCCAATAAGGCTGCGTGGTGGAGGTTTGTGTTCTATCTTCTAGCAGTTGTGATGGGGATAGATCTTGGGTGCTCCCCCGGGGGCTTTGGTTTCCGCGCTAGTGATTTCATCACTGGCGGCGGGTTGGCTGCTGGGCTACTGCTTCGTCGTCGAAGTGTTGGTGCCAGCTTCGTCTCCGACGAGCCTGCCGTGGTGCGCCTGCAGTTTgcgcctcttcttcctctgttggCCAGACTGCTGATTTCCGTTCAACGCTTTACATCCATCTTGGTTGGTCCGAGGTGGTGGCTCTTGCAGCTTAACCAAGGTTTGGAGTCTGCTATTGGAGGATCTGGAGGTGCGGGTGTCGGTGGCGGAGATCGACCGGGCCATGAAAGGAAGAAGATGTATAGGAGTCCTAGGGACttcctt GTTGGGTTTGAGATGATTGATGCTATCGCAGAAGCTGAAGGAATTTCAGTCAGCAATAAGCAATTTAAGGCGATTGTCGGGAAAG GCCTCATTGGTGATGTCCCTGTAATGCTTGCCAAACCACAGCCTTTTATGAATGCAAGTGGTGAGCCT GTTGGACAGCTAGTTTCATATTTCAAGATACCACTCAATCAATTAGTTGTG ATatatgatgatcttgatctACCCTTTGCGGAATTGCGTCTGCTGCCAAAAGGGGGACATGGTGGGCATAATGG GATGAGGAGTATTATCGACCATTTGAAACAGAGCCGCAATTTTCCACGCCTAAGGATTG GCATTGGACGGCCACCTGAGGAGATGGGTGCTATCAGTTTTGTTCTGCAGTCATTCAGCAagcaagaaaagaaagag ACCTTGGTGTCACCTTGA
- the LOC120700650 gene encoding uncharacterized protein LOC120700650, giving the protein MVAAAAPVRPADVLAAPSSAATAAAFHYPPPRFDALVVEGSGAFPAASVPALTRMPMVFPRDSNAAVPAPARVGVHHSLAELSRRGVEAVTGELRCKRCGEVRLVTLDARARFADLHAYIACNVQDMDDRAPRRWKEPALPDCERCGQRGSMRPVIPADKPRINWVFLLLSEMLGVCTLEQLKHFCEHTHKHRTGAKDRVLYSTYMELCNQLLPNGLFDMESERRKRIRLNIA; this is encoded by the exons ATGGTGGCCGCAGCGGCGCCCGTGCGGCCCGCGGATGTGCTGGCCgcgccgtcctccgccgccaccgcggcggcgttccACTACCCGCCGCCGCGCTTCGATGCCCTAGTGGTGGAAGGCAGCGGCGCCTTCCCAGCAGCGAGTGTCCCGGCGCTGACTCGGATGCCGATGGTGTTTCCCCGCGACAGCAATGCGGCCGTCCCCGCCCCGGCG CGCGTGGGCGTGCACCACTCCCTCGCCGAGCTGTCGCGGCGGGGCGTGGAGGCCGTCACCGGCGAGCTGCGGTGCAAGCGCTGCGGCGAGGTCCGCCTCGTGACGCTCGACGCCAGGGCCAGGTTCGCGGACCTGCACGCCTACATCGCGTGCAACGTCCAGGACATGGACGACCGCGCGCCGCGGAGGTGGAAGGAGCCGGCGCTGCCGGACTGCGAGCGGTGCGGGCAGAGGGGCAGCATGCGCCCGGTGATCCCGGCGGACAAGCCCCGGATCAACTGGGTGTTCCTGCTGCTCAGCGAGATGCTGGGGGTGTGCACCCTGGAGCAGCTCAAGCACTTCTGCGAGCACACCCACAAGCACCGCACCGGCGCCAAGGACAGGGTGCTCTACTCGACCTACATGGAGCTCTGCAACCAGCTGCTGCCTAATGGGCTCTTCGACATGGAatcggagaggaggaagaggatccGTCTAAATATTGCTTAA
- the LOC120697941 gene encoding uncharacterized protein LOC120697941 isoform X4 produces the protein MTPVLRRSCGYPNKAAWWRFVFYLLAVVMGIDLGCSPGGFGFRASDFITGGGLAAGLLLRRRSVGASFVSDEPAVVRLQFAPLLPLLARLLISVQRFTSILVGPRWWLLQLNQGLESAIGGSGGAGVGGGDRPGHERKKMYRSPRDFLVGFEMIDAIAEAEGISVSNKQFKAIVGKGLIGDVPVMLAKPQPFMNASGEPVGQLVSYFKIPLNQLVVIYDDLDLPFAELRLLPKGGHGGHNGYSVLFLPFPFTKLHLHGQT, from the exons ATGACGCCTGTTCTCCGACGCAGCTGTGGTTACCCCAATAAGGCTGCGTGGTGGAGGTTTGTGTTCTATCTTCTAGCAGTTGTGATGGGGATAGATCTTGGGTGCTCCCCCGGGGGCTTTGGTTTCCGCGCTAGTGATTTCATCACTGGCGGCGGGTTGGCTGCTGGGCTACTGCTTCGTCGTCGAAGTGTTGGTGCCAGCTTCGTCTCCGACGAGCCTGCCGTGGTGCGCCTGCAGTTTgcgcctcttcttcctctgttggCCAGACTGCTGATTTCCGTTCAACGCTTTACATCCATCTTGGTTGGTCCGAGGTGGTGGCTCTTGCAGCTTAACCAAGGTTTGGAGTCTGCTATTGGAGGATCTGGAGGTGCGGGTGTCGGTGGCGGAGATCGACCGGGCCATGAAAGGAAGAAGATGTATAGGAGTCCTAGGGACttcctt GTTGGGTTTGAGATGATTGATGCTATCGCAGAAGCTGAAGGAATTTCAGTCAGCAATAAGCAATTTAAGGCGATTGTCGGGAAAG GCCTCATTGGTGATGTCCCTGTAATGCTTGCCAAACCACAGCCTTTTATGAATGCAAGTGGTGAGCCT GTTGGACAGCTAGTTTCATATTTCAAGATACCACTCAATCAATTAGTTGTG ATatatgatgatcttgatctACCCTTTGCGGAATTGCGTCTGCTGCCAAAAGGGGGACATGGTGGGCATAATGGGTATTCAGTCCTTTTCCTCCCTTTCCCTTTTACAAAACTACACCTTCATGGCCAAACATGA